In one window of Nakamurella sp. PAMC28650 DNA:
- a CDS encoding serine protease, with the protein MSKRQRPGSRRPVRTVMGLALGLAVTIVAILEPGGIAVADTPSAAVGSALSAGAAGSAVSVGSAQEALSAPANPTVGPLFTNGLSSGHSCTASVLSVGRGLLLTAAHCLSGKPVGIQFIPGYDGTKAQAAPYGIWTVTRSWVPASWVNSEDPQHDYAILQVQDNVVQGQHVAVNDLVGGNGIGIALGNSVAVTVPAYVNGAHDAPISCTAALQVDQGFASFGCAGYFTGTSGAPWIADSTAAEPAVVGIIGGLHQGGCTDSTSYSPDFNADVYLLVIRAVVGLPSDTAPKPDSDGC; encoded by the coding sequence GTGAGCAAACGGCAGCGGCCGGGCTCGCGACGTCCCGTTCGCACGGTGATGGGTCTCGCGTTGGGTCTGGCGGTCACGATAGTGGCGATCCTCGAACCGGGCGGCATCGCGGTAGCGGACACGCCGTCGGCCGCGGTCGGATCTGCTCTGTCCGCCGGGGCGGCTGGGTCCGCGGTCTCGGTGGGCAGCGCGCAGGAGGCGCTGAGCGCACCGGCGAACCCGACGGTGGGCCCGTTGTTCACCAACGGTCTCTCCTCCGGGCACAGCTGCACGGCCAGCGTCCTCTCGGTCGGCCGCGGCCTGCTGCTGACGGCGGCGCACTGCCTGTCCGGCAAGCCGGTGGGGATCCAGTTCATCCCGGGCTACGACGGCACGAAGGCGCAGGCCGCCCCCTACGGCATCTGGACGGTCACCCGCTCGTGGGTCCCGGCCTCCTGGGTGAACTCGGAGGACCCGCAGCACGACTACGCGATCCTGCAGGTCCAGGACAACGTGGTGCAGGGTCAGCACGTCGCGGTCAACGACCTGGTGGGCGGAAACGGGATCGGGATCGCGCTCGGCAACAGCGTCGCGGTCACGGTGCCCGCCTACGTGAACGGGGCGCACGATGCGCCGATCAGCTGCACGGCGGCGTTGCAGGTCGACCAGGGCTTCGCCAGCTTCGGCTGCGCGGGCTACTTCACCGGCACCAGCGGCGCGCCGTGGATCGCCGACTCCACGGCGGCGGAGCCGGCGGTGGTCGGGATCATCGGCGGTCTCCACCAGGGTGGCTGCACCGACTCAACGTCCTATTCACCGGACTTCAACGCCGACGTGTACCTACTGGTGATCAGGGCCGTGGTGGGTCTGCCGTCCGACACCGCGCCGAAACCCGACAGCGACGGCTGCTGA
- a CDS encoding zinc-dependent alcohol dehydrogenase family protein has translation MRAAVLHAPGEISTEEVPDPTIVMPTDALVRVTAACICGSDLWPYRGIAKSTGRIGHEFVGVVEEVGAAVESLTVGQVVIAPFVWSCGKCENCVAGWTTSCLVGGGYGAPDPDGHLVDGGQGEYVRVPQADGTLVVAPVDENDERMPALLSLSDVMGTGHHAAVSAGVGPGSTVVVIGDGAVGLCAVLAAHRLGAERIIALSTHADRAAMATSFGATDIVNARGDEAVSAVRELTGGLGAASVCECVGTTQTWDTALAAARPGGTVGFVGVPAGVSEGLSLRKLFNRNVSVHGGVAPTRVYLPELLDDVLAGTLDPGPVFTTTIGLEDIATGYDDMDKRRSIKVLVKP, from the coding sequence ATGAGAGCAGCCGTCCTCCACGCCCCGGGTGAGATCTCCACCGAAGAGGTCCCAGATCCCACCATCGTCATGCCGACGGACGCCCTGGTCCGGGTCACCGCCGCCTGCATCTGCGGGTCCGACCTCTGGCCGTACCGCGGCATCGCGAAGAGCACCGGCCGGATCGGGCACGAGTTCGTCGGTGTCGTCGAGGAGGTCGGCGCCGCGGTGGAGTCGCTCACCGTCGGCCAGGTCGTCATCGCTCCGTTCGTCTGGTCCTGCGGCAAGTGCGAGAACTGCGTGGCCGGGTGGACCACGTCCTGCCTGGTCGGCGGTGGCTACGGAGCACCGGACCCCGATGGCCATCTGGTGGACGGCGGGCAGGGTGAGTACGTCAGGGTGCCGCAGGCGGACGGCACCCTCGTGGTGGCACCGGTCGACGAGAACGACGAACGCATGCCGGCCCTGCTGTCGCTGTCCGACGTGATGGGCACCGGCCACCACGCCGCGGTGTCCGCGGGGGTCGGGCCCGGAAGCACCGTGGTGGTGATCGGTGACGGAGCTGTCGGCCTGTGTGCGGTCCTGGCCGCCCACCGCCTGGGAGCGGAACGGATCATCGCGCTCTCCACCCACGCCGACCGCGCCGCCATGGCGACCAGCTTCGGGGCCACCGACATCGTGAACGCCCGCGGTGACGAGGCGGTCAGTGCCGTCCGGGAGCTGACCGGCGGCCTCGGTGCGGCGAGTGTCTGCGAATGCGTCGGCACGACCCAGACCTGGGACACCGCGCTTGCGGCCGCCCGCCCGGGCGGCACCGTCGGCTTCGTCGGAGTGCCGGCCGGTGTATCAGAGGGCCTCTCGCTGCGAAAGCTGTTCAACCGCAACGTCTCCGTCCATGGCGGAGTGGCGCCGACCCGTGTCTACCTACCGGAACTCCTGGACGATGTGTTGGCCGGGACGCTCGATCCCGGACCGGTGTTCACCACGACCATCGGCCTCGAGGACATCGCGACCGGCTACGACGACATGGACAAGCGCCGGTCGATCAAGGTGCTCGTCAAGCCTTGA
- a CDS encoding family 16 glycosylhydrolase, translated as MRSARLRSVLVLSALLSLAACTSAAAPVSQPAIPVAPTSLPVSTSAAPVKGTLLWSDDFGGAAGSAPDPSKWSQQVGGGGWGNQELECYTDSRQNSALDGNGHLVITAVRDPGHRCADGNVDEYTSARLTTQYHFSARYGRIEMYAQVPTAPGAWPALWSMGTDLPQVNWPEAGEIDVAEVGGNLPTTIHGTVHGPATAGGPQAVTRTHDTGANLSTGFHRFAVDWSPDSLTWDIDGEPYGTVSRGDVEANGRWVFSHPFFLLLNLAVGGTFPGAPGSQSDWPQQLVVDYVRVYA; from the coding sequence ATGCGATCCGCGCGGTTGCGGTCGGTACTGGTGCTGTCGGCACTGCTGTCGCTGGCGGCCTGCACCTCCGCGGCCGCCCCCGTCTCCCAGCCCGCCATCCCTGTTGCTCCGACGAGCCTCCCGGTCTCGACCTCCGCCGCCCCCGTGAAGGGCACCCTGTTGTGGTCGGACGACTTCGGCGGCGCCGCCGGCTCTGCACCTGATCCGTCGAAGTGGAGCCAGCAGGTCGGCGGCGGCGGGTGGGGCAACCAGGAACTGGAGTGCTACACCGACTCCCGGCAGAATTCCGCGCTCGACGGGAACGGACACCTGGTCATCACCGCAGTCCGTGATCCGGGGCATCGCTGCGCGGACGGGAACGTCGACGAGTACACCTCGGCCCGGCTGACGACCCAGTACCACTTCAGCGCCCGTTACGGGCGGATCGAGATGTACGCGCAGGTACCGACGGCACCGGGAGCGTGGCCAGCCCTGTGGAGCATGGGAACCGACCTGCCCCAGGTGAACTGGCCGGAGGCCGGTGAGATCGACGTTGCCGAGGTGGGTGGCAACCTTCCGACCACCATCCACGGGACGGTGCACGGGCCCGCCACCGCCGGCGGGCCGCAGGCCGTCACCCGCACCCACGACACCGGCGCCAACCTCTCGACCGGCTTCCACCGGTTCGCGGTGGACTGGTCCCCCGACTCCCTGACGTGGGACATCGACGGCGAGCCCTACGGGACCGTGAGTCGGGGGGATGTCGAGGCGAACGGGCGCTGGGTGTTCAGCCATCCGTTCTTCTTGCTGCTCAACCTGGCCGTCGGCGGCACGTTCCCAGGGGCGCCCGGCAGCCAGAGCGACTGGCCGCAGCAACTGGTCGTCGACTACGTCCGCGTCTACGCCTGA
- a CDS encoding Dps family protein — translation MARKTALPRFTVPGMKTEEGAQVAAVLQQRLHALNDLALTLKHVHWNVVGPHFIGVHEMIDPQVDVVRGFVDETAERIATLGVSVKGTPGSIVAERSWSDYSIGRADTIAHLGALDVVYQGVIADHRKAAAETEESDPVTNDMLIGHLHQLELFHWFVRAHLENSTGSLATEGDTTEKAAAADGASIS, via the coding sequence ATGGCTCGCAAGACCGCCCTGCCCCGATTCACCGTGCCAGGCATGAAGACAGAGGAGGGTGCACAGGTCGCCGCGGTGCTGCAGCAGCGTCTGCACGCACTGAACGATCTCGCGCTGACCCTGAAGCACGTCCACTGGAACGTGGTGGGCCCGCACTTCATCGGGGTCCACGAGATGATCGACCCGCAGGTCGATGTGGTTCGTGGGTTCGTCGACGAGACTGCCGAGCGCATCGCGACCCTCGGAGTCTCCGTCAAGGGAACTCCCGGATCGATCGTCGCCGAGCGCAGTTGGTCGGACTACTCCATCGGCCGCGCCGACACCATTGCGCACCTCGGTGCTCTCGACGTCGTCTACCAGGGCGTCATCGCCGATCACCGCAAGGCCGCCGCCGAGACCGAGGAGAGCGATCCGGTCACCAACGACATGCTGATCGGTCACCTGCACCAGCTGGAACTGTTCCACTGGTTCGTGCGCGCGCACCTGGAGAACTCGACCGGATCCCTCGCCACCGAGGGGGACACGACCGAGAAGGCCGCTGCCGCCGACGGTGCCAGCATCAGCTGA
- a CDS encoding glycosyltransferase: MTLTLPRSDAATPTTNRRIAPARLLRRRPRPRHLHQGRSTYPLLPGAPTDKEKFSYYGRQHLWFIQLRTLATMCAAVSLLFFSSTTTALWYFWIPLSIFIGYMLLTHYTTTRKRVYSRADHEGFVRNWHPEQYPSVDVFLPSAGEEIEVLRNTYVHVAGMIYPGTVTVVVLDDSARPDVQEMAAEFGFEYHVRPNRGHMKKAGNLKYGYEHSNGDLIVIFDADFCPRTDFILELAPYFETPEVAIVQSPQFFDTHRKMPWLQRNAGTIQESFYRWAQVSRDALGAPICVGTCAIYRRSALARSGGFAQIGHSEDVHTGVNLMKAGFRTIYVPVVLAKGLCPEQLSSFISQQYRWCAGSMSLLADKKFHDSPLTYRQRMCFFTGFGYYISTAVGVYLLALPTVIMLWFLPERIQLSNFFWVLPTFLLYPFIAVMHRTGWAPSTLRVYTISSFSHAAAIWHVLRGRTADWVPTGEVRKTGMTTRVTQLIIGWSAAVNTAMLVGVTMFLVRGYSIVDVTPVLFFSVMNLYIWVPIAALALKERRVAARTARALVLAPAAARVFVPTTYVAPNTLAPSALAPNALAQLEAVAPRALRDGAGDLDHIPEQAVALEKSDAVMIHAGGGR; this comes from the coding sequence ATGACGCTGACCCTGCCGCGCTCCGACGCAGCCACGCCCACCACGAATCGCCGGATCGCACCGGCCCGGCTTCTGCGCCGACGACCCAGACCCCGCCATCTCCACCAGGGCAGGAGCACCTACCCGCTGCTGCCGGGTGCCCCGACCGACAAGGAGAAGTTCAGCTACTACGGCCGCCAGCACCTCTGGTTCATCCAGCTGCGGACACTCGCGACCATGTGCGCCGCAGTGAGTCTGCTCTTCTTCTCCAGCACCACGACCGCGCTCTGGTACTTCTGGATCCCGCTGTCGATCTTCATCGGGTACATGCTCCTGACGCACTACACGACCACCCGCAAGCGGGTCTACTCGCGAGCCGATCACGAGGGTTTCGTCCGCAACTGGCACCCCGAGCAGTACCCGAGCGTCGACGTGTTCCTGCCCAGCGCCGGCGAGGAGATCGAGGTGCTGCGCAACACCTACGTGCACGTGGCCGGGATGATCTATCCCGGCACGGTGACCGTGGTGGTCCTCGACGACTCGGCCCGTCCCGACGTCCAGGAGATGGCCGCCGAATTCGGCTTCGAGTACCACGTCCGGCCCAACCGGGGGCACATGAAGAAGGCCGGCAACCTGAAGTACGGCTACGAGCACAGCAACGGTGACCTGATCGTCATCTTCGACGCGGACTTCTGCCCCCGTACCGACTTCATCCTCGAGCTTGCCCCGTATTTCGAGACGCCGGAGGTGGCCATCGTCCAGTCACCCCAGTTCTTCGACACGCACCGCAAGATGCCATGGCTGCAACGCAATGCCGGCACCATCCAGGAGAGCTTCTATCGATGGGCCCAGGTTTCCCGTGATGCGCTCGGTGCGCCGATCTGCGTCGGCACCTGCGCCATCTACCGACGGTCGGCGCTGGCCAGGTCGGGTGGTTTCGCGCAGATCGGCCACAGCGAGGACGTCCACACCGGGGTGAACCTGATGAAGGCCGGCTTCCGGACCATCTACGTACCGGTGGTGCTGGCGAAAGGCCTTTGCCCGGAGCAGTTGTCGAGTTTCATCTCCCAGCAGTACCGCTGGTGCGCCGGGTCGATGAGCCTGCTGGCCGACAAGAAGTTCCACGACTCACCGCTGACCTACCGCCAGCGCATGTGCTTCTTCACCGGGTTCGGCTACTACATCTCCACCGCGGTCGGCGTCTACCTGCTCGCCCTGCCGACCGTCATCATGCTGTGGTTCCTGCCCGAACGCATCCAGCTGTCCAACTTCTTCTGGGTCCTCCCGACCTTCCTGCTCTACCCGTTCATCGCGGTGATGCACCGGACCGGTTGGGCCCCTTCGACTCTCCGGGTGTACACCATCTCCTCGTTCAGTCACGCAGCCGCCATCTGGCACGTCCTACGGGGTCGGACGGCGGACTGGGTGCCCACCGGCGAGGTCCGCAAGACCGGGATGACCACGCGCGTCACGCAGTTGATCATCGGCTGGTCGGCCGCGGTGAACACGGCCATGCTGGTCGGCGTCACCATGTTCCTCGTCCGCGGGTACAGCATCGTCGACGTCACACCGGTGCTGTTCTTCTCGGTGATGAACCTCTACATCTGGGTGCCGATCGCCGCCCTGGCACTCAAGGAGCGCCGGGTCGCCGCCCGGACGGCCCGCGCCCTGGTCCTTGCACCGGCTGCGGCCAGGGTGTTCGTACCGACGACTTACGTCGCCCCGAACACCCTCGCCCCGAGCGCCCTGGCCCCGAACGCCCTCGCCCAACTCGAGGCGGTTGCACCCAGGGCGCTCCGGGACGGGGCCGGCGACCTCGACCACATCCCTGAGCAGGCCGTTGCTCTCGAGAAGAGTGACGCCGTGATGATCCACGCCGGCGGGGGTCGGTGA
- a CDS encoding zinc-dependent alcohol dehydrogenase family protein, whose protein sequence is MKALRFAEVDGPLEMLELDDPVCPPDGVVLDVAATGVCRSDWHAWKGHDPVALPHIPGHEFAGTVVGVGRLVDHWSVGDRVTSPFVLGCGVCEFCRAGDAQVCPFQEQPGFTIPGSFATRLALPRADANLVRLPDSVDFVAAAVLGCRFATAFRALTAHGRVQPGQWVAVHGCGGVGLSLVMIAVALGAEVVAVDVSPAALAMAVELGAAATVDAGSVSDTAVAVADITGGGAHVGIDAIGRPATALASVSSLRRRGRHVQVGLLLGPDASTAFPMDLVISRELSVLGSHGMAAHEYPAMLDAVADGRLRPELLVGRTVEFAAATAVLEALDRPDGPGMTVIRM, encoded by the coding sequence ATGAAGGCGCTGCGGTTCGCCGAGGTGGACGGCCCGCTCGAGATGCTCGAGTTGGACGACCCCGTCTGCCCGCCGGACGGCGTCGTGCTGGACGTGGCGGCCACCGGTGTCTGTCGATCCGATTGGCATGCCTGGAAGGGACACGATCCCGTTGCCCTGCCGCACATCCCGGGTCACGAGTTCGCCGGGACCGTCGTCGGGGTCGGCCGGTTGGTCGATCACTGGTCGGTCGGCGACCGGGTCACCTCGCCGTTCGTGCTGGGCTGCGGCGTCTGCGAGTTCTGCCGCGCGGGCGACGCGCAGGTCTGCCCGTTCCAGGAGCAACCCGGATTCACCATTCCCGGGTCGTTCGCGACCCGACTGGCGCTACCGAGAGCGGACGCAAACCTGGTGCGGTTGCCCGACTCCGTTGATTTCGTCGCTGCCGCCGTCCTGGGCTGCCGATTCGCCACCGCGTTCCGGGCGCTGACCGCGCACGGACGGGTGCAGCCCGGACAGTGGGTGGCGGTGCACGGCTGCGGCGGGGTCGGGCTCTCGCTGGTGATGATCGCGGTGGCCCTCGGCGCGGAAGTGGTCGCCGTCGACGTGTCGCCGGCTGCCCTGGCCATGGCCGTCGAACTCGGGGCCGCCGCGACGGTCGACGCCGGAAGCGTGTCCGACACGGCAGTGGCGGTGGCGGACATCACCGGGGGCGGAGCACATGTCGGCATCGACGCCATCGGCCGGCCCGCCACGGCACTGGCCTCGGTGTCCTCGTTGCGCCGCCGCGGCCGGCACGTGCAGGTGGGCCTGCTGCTCGGGCCGGACGCTTCGACAGCGTTCCCGATGGACCTGGTGATCTCCCGCGAACTGTCGGTGCTCGGCTCGCACGGGATGGCCGCGCACGAATATCCGGCCATGCTCGACGCGGTCGCGGACGGGCGGTTGCGTCCGGAGCTACTGGTCGGTCGTACCGTCGAGTTCGCCGCTGCGACAGCGGTTCTGGAGGCGTTGGACCGTCCGGACGGACCCGGTATGACCGTCATCAGGATGTGA
- a CDS encoding esterase family protein, which produces MSLTGSLLAWTIWIVAIALFVWVIIDWARFAGPGWLSVLRRIGYQSAVVISLLLAVGITLNSQYGWYANWGDLGSIFSTANPGTVVASGASATDATGPGGSSAGFGSTPGHDVVPLATVPALGKLGLSSGRGPADGTIKSFRIPGKVSGVKSYVDVWFPASYTDPKMATHRYPVIEAFHGVPGTPRQLWYNMHLGTSVAEQVAAGKIADSIVVMPDWAPGQIDTECVDGGAGQLQMEQWLTQDVTTWVDHHLRVVNDRSSWATFGLSAGAWCASMLTMLHPSIYSAAISLGGYFQPGFEAPYVPFKPGSPAFSHYDLLKLAKDNPPKVALWVQTSKGDPLSYGTAQQLLSTTRPPMSVTADVLPNAGHRVSVWIPLIPQTLQWLGATVPGFRPGTVPLAAGRK; this is translated from the coding sequence ATGTCGCTGACTGGATCGCTGCTCGCCTGGACCATCTGGATCGTGGCCATCGCACTGTTCGTCTGGGTGATCATCGACTGGGCCAGATTCGCCGGGCCCGGTTGGCTCTCGGTGCTGCGTCGGATCGGATACCAGTCCGCAGTCGTGATCAGCCTGCTGCTGGCGGTGGGCATCACCTTGAACTCCCAGTACGGGTGGTACGCCAACTGGGGTGATCTGGGCAGCATCTTCAGCACCGCCAACCCCGGGACCGTGGTCGCCTCCGGCGCGAGCGCGACCGACGCGACCGGTCCTGGCGGCAGTTCGGCTGGTTTCGGTTCGACCCCCGGCCACGACGTGGTGCCGTTGGCCACCGTCCCGGCGCTGGGCAAGCTCGGCCTGAGCAGCGGACGCGGCCCGGCCGACGGCACCATCAAGTCCTTTCGCATCCCCGGCAAGGTCAGCGGGGTGAAGAGCTATGTGGACGTGTGGTTCCCCGCCTCGTACACCGACCCGAAGATGGCCACCCACCGCTACCCGGTGATCGAGGCCTTCCACGGCGTACCCGGCACGCCGCGACAGCTCTGGTACAACATGCATCTCGGCACCTCGGTGGCAGAGCAGGTGGCCGCCGGCAAGATCGCCGATTCGATCGTGGTGATGCCCGACTGGGCGCCCGGCCAGATCGACACGGAGTGCGTGGACGGCGGAGCCGGCCAGCTGCAGATGGAGCAGTGGCTGACCCAGGACGTGACGACCTGGGTCGACCACCATCTGCGGGTGGTGAACGATCGGAGTTCGTGGGCGACCTTCGGGCTGAGCGCCGGTGCCTGGTGCGCCTCGATGCTCACGATGTTGCATCCGAGCATCTACTCGGCCGCGATCAGCCTCGGCGGCTACTTCCAGCCGGGCTTCGAGGCGCCGTACGTGCCCTTCAAACCGGGCAGTCCGGCGTTCTCGCACTACGACCTCCTCAAGCTGGCCAAGGACAACCCCCCGAAGGTGGCGCTGTGGGTCCAGACGTCCAAGGGCGACCCACTGTCCTACGGCACCGCCCAGCAGTTGTTGAGCACCACCAGACCCCCGATGTCGGTGACCGCCGACGTGCTGCCCAATGCCGGCCATCGGGTCAGCGTCTGGATACCCCTGATCCCGCAGACGTTGCAGTGGTTGGGCGCCACCGTGCCCGGGTTCAGACCGGGCACGGTCCCGTTGGCCGCCGGCCGCAAGTAG
- a CDS encoding glycoside hydrolase family 26 protein, whose translation MIEFRWLAMAIIAAVLAVTAAMPVVVAPPPRLFGISAISDPASILAAARSTSGVVGRQIDIINIYKAWVWKGDLPVAELTAIRNSGAVPEITWEPWDPNAGTAQPRFTLQQIVDGGYDAYIGTWAKQAAAWSTPLYLRFAHEMNGTWYPWALGVDGNSPALYVKAYAHVHRIFAAAGARNVRWVWSPHVMPQLDVAALAASYPGPGLVDVVGVDGYISASNTTASGWESPTQVFGPLLAAIAGIAPQTPVWINETGCSVRSALRAGCNSSIIDYFRSTTVSALMWFDLDDGRGTDWRLAPDSGTGVAARNGLRNW comes from the coding sequence GTGATCGAGTTCCGCTGGCTGGCGATGGCGATCATCGCCGCCGTGCTCGCGGTGACCGCGGCGATGCCGGTCGTCGTGGCGCCACCGCCGAGATTGTTCGGGATCTCGGCGATCTCGGACCCGGCCTCGATCCTGGCCGCGGCCAGGAGCACCTCGGGGGTGGTCGGCCGGCAGATCGACATCATCAACATCTACAAGGCGTGGGTGTGGAAGGGTGACCTGCCGGTCGCCGAGCTGACGGCGATCCGGAATTCCGGAGCGGTTCCGGAGATCACCTGGGAGCCATGGGATCCCAACGCCGGCACCGCCCAGCCACGGTTCACGCTCCAGCAGATCGTCGACGGCGGGTACGACGCCTACATCGGGACCTGGGCGAAGCAGGCCGCGGCCTGGTCCACCCCGCTGTACCTGCGGTTCGCGCACGAGATGAACGGCACCTGGTACCCATGGGCGCTCGGCGTCGACGGCAACAGCCCCGCGCTCTACGTAAAGGCCTACGCCCACGTGCACCGGATCTTCGCCGCGGCCGGCGCCCGCAACGTCCGCTGGGTCTGGAGCCCGCACGTCATGCCGCAGCTGGACGTGGCGGCGCTGGCCGCCTCCTACCCGGGTCCCGGGCTGGTCGACGTGGTCGGAGTGGACGGGTACATCTCCGCGTCGAACACGACCGCCTCCGGGTGGGAGTCGCCGACGCAGGTGTTCGGCCCGCTGTTGGCTGCGATCGCCGGGATCGCGCCGCAGACCCCGGTCTGGATCAACGAGACCGGTTGCAGTGTCCGGAGTGCCCTGCGGGCCGGGTGCAACAGCAGCATCATCGACTACTTCCGGAGCACCACCGTGAGTGCCCTGATGTGGTTCGACCTGGACGACGGCCGGGGGACGGACTGGCGGCTCGCACCGGACAGCGGGACGGGCGTGGCCGCCAGGAACGGCCTGCGCAACTGGTGA
- a CDS encoding DUF2079 domain-containing protein, with the protein MRPARRVWIISLSALVLYLLDSLIRHARFNTGYDLTIFDQAIDDYAHLRAPDVLIKSQQPFNILGDHFHPILVLLAPFYRLWPDARLLLIAQALLVAIGVHVVSRLAVRRLGGLGYFVGAAFALGWGILQAVDFDFHEIAFAVPLLALALEALLAGRYTRVVVCAGLLVLVKEDSPLLVIGIALVLAVQRKYRQAALLGAFGLISFGLIVFVVIPHFSYSHTYTYFAYAGRSGGIGGLVGSAFGTVFSLRGLTFLGALALTSGLGLRSPLILALLPTLGARLVSNNYAYTGFLYHYNATLMVICFAALVDGISRQRAGADRARGWLRWQTVLLAGVVAVGVARSPTVPSIAAVVTDCPRCTSAAVAVADIPDGARVAADVFLMPHLVDRAQVMQAYPGFVDSTGLPLRADWVILDLDSTSYTPGWSRTLLDSLLASGRFTTFAHPGRYVVLEARP; encoded by the coding sequence GTGCGTCCAGCCCGCCGTGTCTGGATCATCAGCCTCAGCGCACTGGTCCTGTACCTGCTGGACTCGTTGATCAGGCACGCGCGGTTCAACACCGGCTACGACCTGACGATCTTCGATCAGGCCATCGACGACTACGCCCACCTCCGCGCGCCGGACGTGCTGATCAAGTCGCAGCAGCCGTTCAACATCCTCGGCGACCACTTCCACCCGATCCTGGTGCTGCTCGCCCCGTTCTACCGACTGTGGCCCGACGCCAGGCTGCTGCTCATCGCCCAGGCGCTGCTCGTCGCCATCGGCGTGCACGTCGTCAGCCGACTCGCCGTCCGGCGCCTCGGTGGTCTCGGCTACTTCGTCGGGGCTGCGTTCGCGCTCGGCTGGGGAATCCTGCAGGCCGTCGACTTCGACTTCCACGAGATCGCCTTCGCGGTACCGCTGCTGGCACTGGCCCTGGAGGCGCTGCTGGCCGGTCGGTACACCCGCGTGGTCGTCTGCGCCGGGCTGCTGGTGCTGGTCAAGGAGGACTCACCGCTGCTGGTCATCGGCATCGCGCTGGTCCTGGCCGTGCAGCGGAAGTACCGTCAGGCCGCCTTGCTGGGGGCCTTCGGCCTGATCAGCTTCGGACTGATCGTCTTCGTGGTCATCCCCCACTTCAGCTACTCGCACACCTACACCTACTTCGCCTACGCCGGGCGTTCTGGGGGCATCGGCGGCCTGGTGGGCAGTGCCTTCGGCACCGTCTTCTCACTGCGCGGCCTGACGTTTCTCGGTGCGTTGGCACTGACCTCCGGCCTCGGGTTGCGCTCGCCGCTGATCCTGGCGCTGCTCCCGACCCTCGGCGCGCGGCTCGTCTCGAACAACTACGCCTACACCGGCTTTCTCTACCACTACAACGCCACCCTGATGGTGATCTGCTTCGCCGCCCTGGTCGACGGCATCTCCCGGCAACGTGCCGGCGCGGACCGCGCCCGGGGATGGTTGCGCTGGCAGACGGTCCTGCTGGCGGGGGTCGTCGCGGTCGGTGTGGCCAGGTCCCCGACCGTGCCGAGCATCGCTGCGGTCGTCACCGACTGCCCCCGCTGCACGTCCGCCGCCGTCGCCGTCGCCGACATCCCGGACGGTGCCAGGGTGGCTGCCGACGTCTTCCTGATGCCTCATCTGGTCGACCGCGCCCAGGTGATGCAGGCCTATCCCGGTTTCGTGGACTCGACGGGGCTGCCGCTGCGGGCCGACTGGGTCATCCTGGATCTGGACAGCACGTCCTACACACCGGGCTGGAGTCGCACGCTGCTGGACTCGTTGCTGGCCTCCGGCCGGTTCACGACCTTCGCCCATCCCGGTCGCTACGTGGTGCTCGAGGCCCGTCCCTGA